A region of Mammaliicoccus sp. Dog046 DNA encodes the following proteins:
- a CDS encoding NAD(P)/FAD-dependent oxidoreductase, translating to MTDVTIIGGGPAGLFASFYSGVRGMRARIIDVQPKLGGKMQIYPEKIIWDIGGLAPKPCYEIIEDLIQQGTHFDPEICLEEKVIDIQKVKEQHFIVYTESGNEYHSKAVIIAVGSGIIKPLTLDIEGAERFELTNLNYVVQSMQKYKDKHILISGAGNSALDWARDLSEYAKQVTLCYRKDEISGHEYMSDLLDQLNIIKKPSMTIKQLNSHPNEPIITEVVLENVTTHEQEIIPVDEVIISHGFDQDADLLHQSQTKVKLVDEFFIEGIGNCQTSVPGIFGAGDILKHDAKIHLIAACFTDAAHAANLAKSYITPDAQEEGLVSSHNDLFKEKNKSVIKKYMS from the coding sequence ATGACTGACGTTACGATTATTGGTGGGGGACCAGCCGGGTTATTCGCAAGTTTCTATTCTGGCGTACGAGGGATGCGCGCAAGAATTATTGATGTTCAACCTAAACTCGGGGGCAAGATGCAAATTTATCCTGAAAAAATCATATGGGATATTGGTGGACTCGCACCGAAACCGTGTTATGAAATCATCGAAGACTTGATTCAACAAGGTACCCACTTTGACCCTGAAATCTGTTTAGAAGAAAAGGTCATTGATATCCAAAAAGTAAAAGAACAACATTTTATCGTCTATACAGAAAGTGGCAATGAATATCATTCTAAAGCTGTTATTATTGCTGTCGGTAGCGGCATTATCAAACCACTCACTTTAGATATTGAAGGTGCCGAACGTTTCGAATTAACGAACTTAAATTATGTTGTTCAATCGATGCAAAAATATAAAGACAAACATATACTCATTTCTGGTGCTGGAAATTCTGCTCTAGACTGGGCAAGAGACTTATCTGAATATGCTAAACAAGTGACACTTTGTTATAGAAAAGATGAAATCTCTGGCCATGAATATATGAGTGACTTATTAGATCAACTTAATATTATTAAAAAACCAAGCATGACAATTAAACAACTGAACAGTCATCCTAATGAACCGATTATTACAGAAGTTGTCCTAGAGAACGTGACTACTCACGAACAAGAAATTATTCCTGTGGATGAAGTCATCATTAGTCACGGATTTGATCAAGATGCCGACCTACTACATCAATCACAAACAAAAGTAAAACTCGTAGATGAATTCTTCATTGAAGGTATAGGCAATTGTCAAACTTCTGTTCCTGGTATTTTCGGTGCTGGGGATATTCTGAAACACGATGCTAAAATACATCTCATTGCCGCATGTTTCACCGATGCAGCACATGCAGCTAATTTAGCTAAAAGCTATATCACACCTGACGCACAAGAAGAAGGTCTTGTTTCTAGTCATAATGATTTATTTAAAGAAAAAAATAAATCTGTAATCAAAAAATACATGTCCTAA
- a CDS encoding Nramp family divalent metal transporter: protein MAEKRERSNFSIFGPGMIITASFVGPGTVTTMTQGGAGFGYSLLWAVIFSIIATIALQEMVARLALVTNEGLGEAIRDIFNHTFLKILTVWFSMIAVAIGCAAYISGDLLGTSLGAAYLLDLPEHLIAPVVGVIILLIGLKGSYDLIEKVMTVLVLIMGVIFVTTVIVIQPDFGAVLKGAFVPSIPDGSLITIIALIGTTVVPYNFFIHASSIHERFNGIKDLKIVRLDTVIAIGLGGVISAAILVTAGTLIHGKEVTSLVQLSEPLKPILGDFAPLFMSIGLFSAGLSSAIASPMGAAATMSSCLRWEGGVKSKKYRLVFAIVIVIGIITSSLGFEPLEVLLIAQALNGIILPIIAIFIFVILNKKNMMGKFANGIILNIIGLFVVVVVSFLGVYSLIDAIQSFMGA from the coding sequence ATGGCTGAAAAGCGTGAACGAAGTAATTTTAGTATTTTTGGACCTGGAATGATCATTACAGCTTCATTTGTTGGACCTGGTACTGTAACAACGATGACACAAGGGGGCGCTGGATTCGGTTATAGTTTACTATGGGCAGTCATCTTCTCCATCATCGCAACGATTGCGCTTCAAGAAATGGTTGCACGACTTGCACTTGTTACGAACGAAGGCCTTGGGGAAGCCATTAGAGATATATTTAACCACACTTTCTTAAAAATATTAACAGTATGGTTTAGTATGATTGCAGTTGCGATTGGTTGTGCTGCATACATATCTGGAGATTTACTCGGTACATCACTTGGTGCGGCATACTTATTAGATTTACCTGAGCATTTGATTGCACCTGTTGTTGGTGTGATTATTTTGCTAATAGGATTAAAAGGAAGTTACGACTTGATAGAAAAAGTCATGACTGTACTCGTGCTCATTATGGGTGTCATCTTTGTTACAACCGTTATCGTCATTCAACCTGATTTCGGAGCTGTACTTAAAGGTGCATTTGTCCCTAGCATTCCGGATGGATCATTAATTACAATCATTGCATTAATTGGAACGACTGTTGTTCCGTATAACTTTTTCATTCATGCGAGTTCTATACATGAAAGATTTAACGGCATCAAAGATTTAAAAATTGTTAGACTGGATACGGTCATTGCGATAGGACTTGGTGGTGTTATTTCAGCAGCAATACTTGTTACAGCTGGTACGCTAATTCATGGCAAAGAAGTAACGAGTTTAGTCCAATTATCAGAACCGCTTAAACCGATACTTGGCGACTTTGCACCACTCTTTATGAGCATCGGATTATTCTCGGCCGGTTTATCCTCGGCCATCGCATCTCCAATGGGCGCTGCGGCAACAATGAGCAGTTGTCTTCGTTGGGAAGGCGGTGTAAAAAGCAAAAAATATCGTCTCGTATTTGCGATTGTCATTGTAATCGGAATTATTACTTCTTCTTTAGGATTTGAACCTTTAGAAGTATTGCTTATCGCACAAGCACTAAACGGTATTATTTTGCCGATTATTGCAATATTTATCTTCGTCATATTAAATAAGAAAAATATGATGGGTAAATTCGCAAATGGAATCATTTTAAATATCATCGGTCTTTTCGTTGTTGTTGTCGTATCGTTCTTAGGCGTATACAGTCTCATAGATGCGATACAAAGCTTTATGGGTGCGTAA
- a CDS encoding aldo/keto reductase → MENHNLIDGQILPEVGFGTYKLNGTSGVHAIVNALNNGYRILDTAYNYENEGTVGKAIQASHVDRDQIIVTSKLPGRYHSYDQAITAIQESIYRLGVDYIDLYLIHWPNPKQGKYVEAWKALIDAQKLGLVKSIGVCNFLEEHIDTLEKETGVLPAVNQIELHPYFNQKDTFDYHNEKGIIIEAWSPLGRASEVINDDNIRKIAEKYNKTIPQIILKWHVQNGVVPIPKSTSISRQLQNLDLFDFILEKEDLEAIDALSHKDGRLKGQDPAVYEEF, encoded by the coding sequence ATGGAAAATCACAATTTAATTGATGGACAAATATTACCAGAAGTTGGTTTTGGCACATACAAATTAAACGGAACTTCAGGTGTACATGCCATCGTTAATGCATTAAATAATGGCTATAGAATTTTAGATACTGCATATAACTATGAAAACGAAGGAACGGTTGGTAAAGCCATTCAAGCGAGCCATGTCGATCGCGATCAAATCATTGTAACTTCTAAATTACCAGGACGTTACCATAGCTATGATCAAGCCATCACAGCCATCCAAGAATCCATATATCGCCTAGGTGTTGATTATATTGATCTATATTTAATCCACTGGCCGAATCCTAAACAAGGTAAATATGTCGAAGCTTGGAAAGCACTGATTGACGCTCAAAAATTAGGGCTCGTGAAATCTATAGGTGTGTGTAACTTTTTAGAAGAACATATCGACACATTAGAAAAAGAAACAGGCGTCCTACCAGCTGTAAACCAAATTGAATTGCACCCTTACTTTAACCAAAAAGATACATTTGATTACCACAATGAAAAAGGTATTATAATAGAAGCTTGGAGTCCACTTGGTCGTGCTTCTGAAGTAATCAATGACGATAATATTAGAAAAATCGCAGAAAAATATAATAAAACAATTCCACAAATCATATTGAAATGGCATGTTCAAAACGGCGTAGTTCCAATTCCTAAGTCTACATCCATTTCAAGACAATTACAGAATCTTGATCTCTTTGATTTCATTTTAGAAAAAGAAGATTTAGAAGCAATTGATGCTTTATCTCATAAAGATGGTCGTCTAAAAGGTCAAGACCCTGCTGTATACGAAGAATTTTAA
- a CDS encoding MarR family transcriptional regulator: MGLPPINKQLSFLLYVASKELIKKYTPILKKYNLTYTGYIVLVAIDKNEVINIKTLGDRLYLDSGTLTPLLKKLEEKGFINRERAVNDERNLRVTLTDSGIDTQVQLSAEIAKVFKELDMNFDDSQELCNTLEAFIQTNLKEEIN, translated from the coding sequence ATGGGTTTACCACCAATCAACAAACAATTAAGTTTCTTATTATATGTTGCGTCAAAAGAATTAATTAAAAAATACACACCGATATTGAAGAAATATAACTTAACTTACACAGGTTATATCGTTCTTGTAGCTATAGATAAAAACGAAGTAATCAATATTAAAACTTTAGGTGACAGACTGTATTTAGATTCAGGAACATTAACACCATTATTGAAAAAATTAGAAGAAAAAGGGTTTATCAACCGAGAGAGAGCCGTTAACGACGAAAGAAATTTACGCGTTACGCTCACAGATTCAGGAATAGACACACAAGTTCAACTTTCAGCAGAAATTGCGAAAGTATTTAAAGAGTTAGATATGAACTTTGATGATTCCCAAGAATTATGTAACACCTTAGAAGCATTCATTCAAACGAATTTAAAAGAAGAAATCAATTAA
- a CDS encoding sucrose-specific PTS transporter subunit IIBC, translating into MDYKKEARNITEAIGGKDNIEAIAHCATRLRLVLKDEGQVNEDALNDMDVVKGTFSTGGQYQIIIGSGTVNKVFAEMESITGLEASTKSEVKEQSSKKLNPIQKFVKMLSDIFVPIIPAIVAGGLLMGINNLLTAEGLFYDHSSLIDVHKQFASLAHMINIFANAPFVFLPVLIGFSAAKRFGGNAFLGAALGMILVHPELMNGYDYPKALVNGDKIPTWEIFGLSIKMVGYQGQVLPILVAAYILAKLEQAFRKFIPSTLDNLLTPLLSLFFTAFITFAAVGPITRTAGYFLSDGLTWLYESGGAIGGLIFGLIYAPIVITGMHHSFIAIETTLIADHANTGGSFIFPIAAMSNVAQGAATLAAFFIVKNKKLKGTASAAGISALLGITEPAMFGVNLKLRYPFIGAIIGSGAGACYIAATKVKAIALGTAGLPGFISIATGSWLNYIIGMAIAIAVAFVVTIILSRRKVYKDVAS; encoded by the coding sequence ATGGATTATAAGAAGGAAGCACGGAATATCACGGAAGCAATTGGTGGGAAAGATAATATTGAAGCAATTGCGCATTGTGCCACACGTTTAAGACTTGTATTAAAGGATGAAGGTCAAGTCAACGAAGACGCTTTAAATGATATGGACGTCGTTAAAGGAACGTTCTCAACAGGCGGGCAATATCAAATTATTATTGGCTCAGGCACAGTCAATAAAGTATTCGCTGAAATGGAAAGTATAACGGGACTTGAAGCTTCAACGAAATCAGAAGTGAAAGAACAATCTTCGAAAAAGTTAAATCCAATTCAAAAATTTGTGAAGATGCTATCTGATATTTTTGTTCCAATTATTCCTGCAATCGTAGCAGGCGGATTATTAATGGGGATTAATAATTTATTAACTGCGGAAGGTCTATTTTATGATCATTCCTCACTGATAGATGTACATAAGCAATTTGCTAGCTTAGCACATATGATTAATATCTTTGCGAACGCGCCATTTGTATTTTTACCAGTGTTAATTGGTTTTAGTGCAGCGAAACGATTTGGTGGAAATGCATTTTTAGGGGCAGCGTTAGGGATGATACTTGTACATCCAGAATTGATGAATGGATATGATTATCCAAAAGCATTAGTCAATGGTGATAAAATTCCGACATGGGAGATATTTGGTTTATCTATCAAAATGGTAGGTTACCAAGGACAAGTGCTTCCAATCCTAGTGGCAGCATATATATTAGCAAAATTAGAACAAGCATTTAGAAAATTTATTCCTTCAACTTTGGATAATTTATTAACACCATTATTATCATTATTCTTTACAGCTTTTATTACTTTTGCAGCAGTAGGACCAATTACACGTACAGCAGGTTATTTCTTATCAGACGGATTAACATGGTTATATGAATCAGGTGGTGCAATTGGTGGATTAATCTTTGGTTTAATTTATGCACCAATCGTTATAACTGGTATGCATCATAGTTTCATCGCAATAGAAACAACATTAATTGCAGATCATGCAAATACAGGTGGATCATTTATTTTCCCAATCGCAGCTATGTCCAATGTGGCACAAGGTGCAGCAACTTTAGCAGCATTCTTTATTGTGAAAAATAAAAAGCTAAAAGGTACAGCCTCAGCAGCAGGTATTTCAGCTTTGTTAGGTATTACTGAACCAGCAATGTTTGGTGTGAACTTAAAATTACGTTATCCATTTATCGGTGCAATAATTGGTTCCGGTGCGGGTGCATGTTATATTGCAGCAACTAAAGTTAAAGCAATCGCATTAGGTACAGCAGGATTACCTGGATTTATTTCAATCGCAACAGGTAGTTGGTTAAATTATATTATAGGTATGGCAATCGCGATTGCAGTTGCTTTCGTAGTAACAATCATATTATCGAGAAGAAAAGTTTATAAAGACGTAGCATCGTAG
- a CDS encoding aldo/keto reductase has translation MAKLGKSNIEVNPIGLGTNAVGGHNLYPNLDEEQGKDVVRAAIENGVTLLDTAFIYGPERSEELVGQVIKEYNRSDVVIATKGAHYFDGDETKLSNDPQFLKEQVEQSLERLQTDYIDLYYIHFPDEETPKDEAVAALQELKAAGKIKAIGVSNFTLEQLKEANKNGAVDVIQHEYNLLNRENEHILEYTAANDITFIPYFPLAAGLLAGKYNEDTTFNDLRTKNPDFQGEQFKANLKKVDKLRDIAKEHNVDVAHVVLAYYLTKPSLDVIIPGAKRKEQVIDNLRTLDVELTETNIQQIETLFPISK, from the coding sequence ATGGCTAAATTAGGTAAATCAAATATAGAAGTCAATCCAATCGGTTTAGGTACAAACGCTGTAGGTGGACATAACCTATATCCAAACCTAGATGAAGAACAAGGTAAAGATGTTGTACGCGCAGCAATCGAAAATGGCGTTACATTATTAGATACTGCATTTATTTACGGTCCTGAACGATCAGAAGAACTCGTTGGACAAGTTATCAAAGAATATAATCGATCAGATGTTGTTATCGCTACTAAAGGCGCACATTATTTTGATGGTGATGAAACGAAACTTTCAAATGATCCACAATTTCTTAAAGAACAAGTCGAACAAAGTCTTGAAAGATTACAAACGGACTATATCGATTTATATTATATTCATTTTCCAGATGAAGAAACACCTAAAGATGAAGCCGTGGCTGCATTACAAGAATTAAAAGCTGCCGGTAAAATCAAAGCAATCGGTGTATCCAACTTCACATTAGAACAGCTGAAAGAAGCTAATAAAAATGGTGCAGTTGATGTCATACAACACGAATACAATTTATTAAATCGTGAGAACGAACATATTCTAGAATACACAGCTGCAAATGACATTACATTTATACCGTACTTCCCATTAGCTGCTGGACTACTCGCTGGAAAATATAACGAAGATACAACATTCAATGATCTACGTACTAAAAATCCAGATTTTCAAGGCGAGCAATTCAAAGCAAACCTTAAAAAAGTCGACAAATTGAGAGACATCGCGAAAGAACATAATGTTGATGTTGCACATGTCGTTCTTGCTTATTATTTAACAAAACCATCATTAGATGTCATCATTCCCGGTGCGAAAAGAAAAGAACAAGTTATAGATAACTTAAGAACATTAGACGTAGAACTAACAGAAACTAATATTCAACAAATCGAAACACTCTTCCCTATTTCTAAATAG
- a CDS encoding NupC/NupG family nucleoside CNT transporter, protein MFLIINIIGLLVFIGVAFLFSRDKKNVDWKSVLILIVINLVLAWFFTQYSFGARFVKSAADGVSWLIESAFSGIGFAFGSFTAPGPGKMDMAVSALLPILLVVPVFDILMYLGILPKFISFLGWIISKVTRQPKFESFFSIEMMFLGNTEALAVSSKQLTSMNKVRVLTLAMMSMSSVSGAIVGAYVTMIPGEYVLTAIPLNIINAIIVTTILNPFDLDPEEDVVAEIDEGERQPFFSFLGDSVINAGKLVLIIIAFVIAFVAIADLFNKLLGIMDPIPYLPNIRLEYILGIFMFPFALLLGMPVSEAWVVAQQMALKIVTNEFVVMSTISKEISEYSTHRAAVISTFLVSFANFSTIGMIIGTLKGIVKEDVSNFVSKYVPMMLLSGVLVSLLTAAFVGLFAW, encoded by the coding sequence ATGTTTCTCATTATCAATATTATTGGTTTGTTGGTATTCATTGGTGTCGCTTTTCTATTTTCTAGGGATAAAAAGAATGTTGATTGGAAATCAGTATTAATACTAATTGTAATCAATTTAGTGTTAGCATGGTTCTTTACGCAATATTCTTTTGGGGCAAGATTTGTAAAGAGCGCGGCTGATGGTGTGTCGTGGCTGATTGAATCTGCATTTTCGGGAATTGGATTTGCGTTTGGTAGCTTTACAGCACCAGGACCGGGAAAAATGGATATGGCAGTTTCTGCATTACTTCCAATATTACTAGTTGTACCAGTATTCGATATACTAATGTATTTAGGGATTTTACCAAAATTCATTTCATTCTTAGGATGGATTATTTCAAAGGTTACAAGACAACCGAAATTTGAATCATTCTTCTCAATTGAAATGATGTTCTTAGGTAATACAGAAGCTTTAGCAGTATCATCTAAACAATTAACTTCTATGAATAAAGTCAGAGTATTAACATTGGCAATGATGTCAATGAGTTCTGTATCAGGTGCGATTGTTGGTGCTTACGTTACGATGATACCGGGTGAATATGTATTAACAGCTATTCCATTAAATATCATTAATGCAATCATAGTAACAACAATCTTAAATCCATTTGATTTAGATCCAGAAGAAGACGTTGTCGCAGAGATAGACGAAGGGGAAAGACAACCGTTCTTCTCATTCTTAGGAGATTCAGTAATCAATGCAGGTAAGTTAGTGCTTATTATCATTGCGTTTGTTATCGCATTTGTAGCTATTGCAGACTTGTTTAATAAGTTACTAGGTATTATGGATCCAATTCCATATTTACCAAACATAAGATTAGAGTATATACTTGGTATCTTTATGTTCCCATTTGCTTTATTACTTGGTATGCCAGTTTCAGAAGCATGGGTTGTTGCGCAACAAATGGCGCTTAAAATTGTAACAAATGAATTTGTTGTAATGAGCACAATTAGTAAAGAAATTAGTGAGTATTCAACACATAGAGCAGCCGTAATTAGTACTTTCTTAGTATCATTTGCGAACTTCTCTACAATAGGTATGATTATAGGTACACTGAAAGGTATCGTTAAAGAAGACGTATCAAACTTTGTATCTAAATATGTGCCGATGATGCTTTTATCAGGTGTGTTAGTATCACTATTAACAGCAGCATTTGTTGGTCTATTTGCTTGGTAA
- a CDS encoding YtoQ family protein — protein sequence MTQLTIYLAGQIHDNWREDLSNKAQALDLPLNFVGPQTNHDRSDNVGESILGEQPNNYYKDNAASDINNLRTQVLMNKSDIVIALFGEKYKQWNTAMDASTAIALNKPLIIVRPTDLIHPLKELSNKASVTVETIDQALSVIQYIYE from the coding sequence ATGACACAATTAACAATCTATTTAGCAGGTCAAATACATGATAACTGGAGAGAAGACCTTTCTAACAAAGCACAAGCTTTAGACTTACCATTAAATTTTGTAGGTCCACAAACAAATCATGATCGTTCTGATAATGTTGGAGAATCCATATTAGGAGAACAACCTAATAATTATTACAAAGACAATGCCGCTTCTGATATCAACAACTTACGTACACAAGTATTAATGAACAAATCAGATATCGTCATTGCATTATTTGGCGAAAAATATAAACAATGGAATACAGCAATGGATGCTTCTACAGCTATTGCATTAAACAAACCATTGATTATCGTGCGCCCTACAGATTTAATACATCCATTGAAAGAACTATCGAATAAAGCAAGCGTTACAGTAGAAACAATTGACCAAGCATTATCAGTCATTCAATATATTTATGAATAA
- a CDS encoding DNA-3-methyladenine glycosylase I — translation MSECSWPTSDLMKLYHENEWSRISKDDQHIFEMLSLEGAQAGLSWETVIQKRDAYQQAFRQFDIEQCAQLTDENLEEIRVTYNVIKHRGKIKSVRNNAIVAQRVQQEHGSLAEFFWSYVDNKPIINEWKAESEMPAETELSIKLSKDLKKLGFNFVGPKIVYSFMQSIGMIDDHIITCPYHTYNR, via the coding sequence ATGAGTGAATGTTCATGGCCAACTAGTGATTTGATGAAATTGTATCATGAAAATGAATGGAGCAGAATTAGTAAAGATGATCAGCATATATTTGAAATGTTGTCTTTAGAGGGTGCGCAAGCAGGGTTGTCTTGGGAGACTGTTATTCAGAAGCGTGATGCTTATCAACAAGCCTTCAGACAATTTGATATTGAGCAATGTGCACAATTGACTGATGAAAATCTTGAAGAAATTAGAGTCACTTATAATGTGATTAAACATCGTGGAAAGATCAAATCTGTACGTAATAATGCAATTGTTGCGCAACGTGTTCAACAAGAGCATGGTAGCCTGGCAGAATTTTTCTGGTCTTATGTTGATAATAAACCTATTATCAATGAATGGAAGGCGGAAAGTGAAATGCCAGCAGAAACAGAACTTTCTATTAAATTAAGTAAAGATTTAAAGAAGCTAGGTTTTAATTTTGTTGGCCCTAAGATTGTATATTCATTTATGCAAAGTATCGGTATGATTGATGATCATATCATAACGTGTCCATACCACACTTATAATAGATAA
- a CDS encoding agmatinase family protein, which translates to MTERIYGNTPCFLGSKNLSKESNYSTDVLVYGVPFEGPCTWGDYTGCELGPKQIRLSSARYSGYLPELDHIDVHEHLTIGDVGDVTTVPHDVTQTVNNIEQFAENLWKSNKFLVGLGGDHGITYPILKGLTNTGKKVGIIHLDAHYDNMPNYENEQFARNTPFMRLYETDGIRNESLIHTGIHGPRNQPESGKFAQENGAVTITINDIRETSDLRAFAKDIYAQASKDVDVVYLTICSDVLDFAFNPGGPVDGNGLTSYELLTMIYEFGKLGLIGMDFVEVYPMQDANQNSAHFVSTAVLYVLAGHIHYLNKV; encoded by the coding sequence ATGACAGAACGTATATACGGCAACACACCTTGTTTTTTAGGTTCCAAAAACTTATCTAAAGAAAGTAACTATTCAACAGATGTACTTGTATACGGTGTTCCTTTCGAAGGTCCTTGTACTTGGGGAGATTACACAGGATGTGAATTAGGACCGAAACAAATCAGATTATCATCAGCAAGATATAGTGGCTATTTACCAGAACTCGACCACATTGATGTACATGAACATTTAACGATTGGTGACGTCGGTGATGTAACGACCGTGCCTCACGATGTTACACAAACAGTAAATAATATCGAACAGTTTGCTGAAAATTTATGGAAATCTAATAAATTTTTAGTTGGCCTTGGTGGTGACCACGGCATTACCTATCCTATTTTAAAAGGATTAACAAACACAGGTAAAAAAGTAGGCATCATACATTTAGATGCGCATTATGATAATATGCCAAACTATGAGAATGAACAATTTGCTAGAAACACACCTTTCATGCGTTTATATGAAACAGATGGTATTCGTAATGAAAGTTTAATTCATACAGGTATTCATGGACCACGAAACCAACCTGAATCAGGCAAATTCGCGCAGGAAAATGGCGCAGTAACGATTACAATCAATGATATTAGAGAAACATCAGATTTAAGAGCTTTTGCGAAAGATATTTATGCGCAAGCGAGTAAAGATGTCGATGTTGTATATCTTACTATTTGTAGTGACGTGTTAGATTTTGCGTTTAATCCAGGCGGACCTGTTGATGGTAACGGTTTAACTAGTTACGAGTTATTAACGATGATTTATGAATTTGGAAAACTCGGTCTTATCGGGATGGATTTTGTAGAAGTTTATCCAATGCAAGATGCGAATCAGAATTCTGCTCACTTTGTATCAACAGCAGTACTTTATGTATTGGCTGGTCATATTCATTATTTAAATAAAGTATAA
- a CDS encoding threonine/serine exporter family protein — protein MNQQPISKELVQEIVMNAGRVLLEAGSEAFRVEDTMHRIAKHLGYPNNQCYVSSTIINFSLDIDDNIRVYRVKKRDTHLGDIHQLNHVSRMIEKNQISAEDALKRIKEIHTSPMPYPLFIKAIAAGLISIFFLYLFSGVKEDIVATFIAGALGYCIVEILHAWTSVKFIAEIVAACVIATISVISQMITGGNTLNIAIISAVMPIVPGVLITNAIQDLFLGQLLVGISKGLEATFTSIAIGVGVGVTLLIFS, from the coding sequence ATGAATCAACAACCTATTTCAAAAGAATTAGTACAGGAAATTGTGATGAATGCAGGGCGTGTTCTTCTAGAAGCTGGTTCCGAAGCATTTCGTGTTGAAGATACAATGCATCGAATTGCTAAGCATTTAGGGTATCCAAATAATCAATGTTACGTCAGTTCAACGATAATTAATTTTTCCTTAGATATAGATGATAATATAAGAGTTTATAGAGTGAAGAAGAGAGATACACATTTAGGTGATATTCATCAATTAAATCACGTGTCTCGAATGATAGAGAAAAATCAAATCTCTGCTGAAGATGCGCTTAAAAGAATAAAAGAAATACATACTTCACCAATGCCATATCCATTATTCATCAAAGCAATTGCTGCTGGGTTGATTTCAATATTCTTTCTATATTTATTTTCAGGTGTTAAAGAAGACATTGTTGCGACATTTATCGCAGGGGCGCTTGGATATTGTATTGTGGAAATATTACATGCTTGGACAAGTGTGAAATTTATAGCAGAAATCGTAGCAGCATGTGTTATAGCAACGATCTCAGTCATTAGTCAAATGATAACAGGTGGAAATACATTGAATATCGCGATTATATCAGCAGTCATGCCGATTGTACCAGGTGTGTTAATCACCAATGCGATACAAGATTTATTTCTCGGGCAATTATTAGTAGGGATTTCTAAAGGATTGGAAGCGACCTTTACATCTATAGCAATAGGTGTCGGAGTAGGCGTTACATTATTAATTTTCTCTTAA
- a CDS encoding threonine/serine exporter family protein yields the protein MVITSILNLLFSFGASSLFGVLFNSPRYLLVPAGIVGAIGWGAFKLSLMWNGSDIESSFIGGFFIGVMSHLMSKRFLSPVILFIIPGIIPLVPGGPAYESIKNLVLNDYHEAIITMIEVALISSSIALGLLIADLLSKMYFKSKKQMHLKKINN from the coding sequence ATGGTAATCACGAGTATATTAAATTTATTATTTAGTTTTGGAGCATCGAGTTTGTTTGGTGTGTTATTTAATTCACCTAGATATTTACTTGTGCCAGCCGGTATTGTAGGGGCAATCGGTTGGGGCGCTTTTAAGTTGAGTTTAATGTGGAATGGATCAGATATAGAATCTTCATTTATAGGAGGGTTCTTTATCGGCGTGATGAGTCATTTGATGAGTAAGAGATTCCTATCGCCAGTTATATTATTCATTATTCCAGGAATTATTCCACTTGTACCCGGAGGACCTGCTTATGAATCGATAAAAAACCTAGTGCTCAACGATTATCATGAAGCGATCATTACGATGATTGAAGTCGCACTCATTTCAAGTTCAATCGCATTAGGATTGCTAATAGCTGATTTATTATCAAAAATGTATTTCAAGAGTAAAAAACAGATGCATTTAAAGAAGATTAATAATTAA